A region of Vanessa cardui chromosome 1, ilVanCard2.1, whole genome shotgun sequence DNA encodes the following proteins:
- the LOC124532781 gene encoding protein argonaute-2 isoform X2, giving the protein MYPVGQPPAGETSAGAVGVSGAVSAAAGTTSAAPGAPSTALATGTSPPGVTSGTGGLSLVSPAAPPPPDLPVLTCPRRPNLGHEGRPIMLRANHFQISMPRGFVHHYDVNIQPDKCPRKVNREIVESMVHNYNKIFGALKPVFDGRNNLYTRDPLPIGNDRVELEVTLPGEGKDRVFRVTIKWVAQVSLFALEEALEGRTRQIPYDAILALDVVMRHLPSMMYTPVGRSFFSSPEGYYHPLGGGREVWFGFHQSVRPSQWKMMLNIDVSATAFYKAQPVIEFMCEVLDIRDINEQRKPLTDSQRVKFTKEIKGLKIEITHCGTMKRKYRVCNVTRRPAQMQSFPLQLENGQTVECTVAKYFLDKYKMKLRYPHLPCLQVGQEHKHTYLPLEVCNIVPGQRCIKKLTDMQTSTMIKATARSAPDREREINNLVRRANFNTDLYVKEFGLTISNNMMEVRGRVLPPPKLQYGGRVSSLGGQQALPNQGVWDMRGKQFFMGVEIRVWAIACFAPQRTVREDALKNFTQQLQKISNDAGMPIIGQPCFCKYATGPDQVEPMFKYLKSTFVQLQLVVVVLPGKTPVYAEVKRVGDTVLGMATQCVQAKNVNKTSPQTLSNLCLKINVKLGGINSILVPSLRPKVFNEPVIFLGVDVTHPPAGDNKKPSIAAVVGSMDAHPSRYAATVRVQQHRQEIVHEMSSMVQELLIMFYKSTGGFKPHRIIMYRDGISEGQFIHVLQHELTAVREACIKLEAEYKPGITFIVVQKRHHTRLFCADKKEQSGKSGNIPAGTTVDLGITHPTEFDFYLCSHQGIQGTSRPSHYHVLWDDNHFGSDELQCLTYQLCHTYVRCTRSVSIPAPAYYAHLVAFRARYHLVEKEHDSGEGSHQSACSEDRTPGAMARAITVHAVTKKVMYFA; this is encoded by the exons TGACAAGTGGAACTGGCGGCTTGTCGCTCGTGTCACCTGCAGCTCCTCCACCGCCCGACCTACCCGTGCTGACTTGTCCTCGACGACCAAACTTGGGTCATGAAGGAAGACCGATCATGCTTCGTGCTAATCATTTTCAAATATCCATGCCAAGAGGATTTGTACATCATTATGATGTAAATATACAACCTGACAAATGTCCTAGGAAG gtaaatAGAGAAATTGTTGAATCTATGGTAcacaattacaataaaatatttggtgCTTTAAAGCCTGTGTTTGATGgtagaaacaatttatatacaagGGATCCCTTGCCTATTGGCAATGACAGAGTGGAATTAGAAGTGACTTTGCCTGGTGAAGGAAAGGATAGAGTATTTCGAGTTACAATCAAATGGGTTGCTCAA GTGTCATTGTTTGCTTTAGAAGAAGCTTTAGAGGGTCGTACGAGACAGATTCCATATGATGCAATCCTTGCGTTGGACGTGGTCATGAGACATCTCCCTTCAATGATGTACACTCCAGTGGGCAGATCTTTCTTCTCATCCCCAGAAGGATACTATCACCCTCTTGGTGGTGGTAGAGAGGTGTGGTTTGGTTTTCACCAGTCTGTGAGACCAAGCCAGTGGAAAATGATGCTTAATATTGATG tatcGGCAACTGCATTTTACAAAGCCCAGCCAGTTATAGAATTTATGTGTGAAGTGTTAGATATAAGAGACATTAATGAACAAAGAAAACCTCTGACCGATTCACAAAGAGTAAAATTTACCAAAGAAATTAAAGGACTGAAGATTGAAATAACTCATTGTGGCACCATGAAGAGGAAATACAGAGTCTGTAACGTTACTCGTCGACCTGCACAGATGCAGTC attTCCTTTACAATTGGAAAATGGACAGACAGTAGAGTGTACTGTAGCTAAGTATTTTTTGGATAAGTATAAGATGAAACTGAGATACCCACACTTGCCCTGCCTCCAAGTAGGTCAAGAGCACAAACACACATACTTGCCATTGGAGGTCTGTAATATTGTACCGGGACAGAGGTGTATCAAGAAATTAACAGACATGCAGACATCAACCATGATCAAAGCAACAGCTCGCTCTGCTCCAGACAG GGAGCGCGAGATCAACAACCTGGTGCGGCGCGCCAACTTCAACACGGACCTGTACGTGAAGGAGTTCGGGCTCACAATCTCCAACAACATGATGGAGGTGCGCGGCCGCGTGCTGCCGCCGCCCAAGCTGCAGTACGGCGGCCGCGTCTCCTCGCTCGGCGGACAG CAAGCTCTGCCCAACCAGGGCGTGTGGGACATGCGCGGCAAGCAGTTCTTCATGGGCGTGGAGATTCGCGTGTGGGCCATCGCCTGCTTCGCGCCGCAGCGGACCGTGCGGGAGGACGCGCTCAA GAATTTCACACAGCAGTTACAGAAGATATCCAACGATGCAGGCATGCCGATCATCGGCCAACCGTGCTTCTGCAAGTATGCGACTGGCCCGGATCAAGTGGAGCCCATGTTCAAGTACCTCAAGTCAACCTTCGTGCAGCTGCAACTCGTCGTCGTCGTGCTACCTGGAAAGACACCCGTTTACG CCGAAGTGAAGCGGGTGGGCGACACGGTGCTGGGCATGGCGACGCAGTGCGTGCAGGCAAAGAACGTCAACAAGACGTCGCCGCAGACCCTCAGCAACCTCTGTCTCAAGATCAACGTCAAGCTCGGCGGGATCAACTCCATCCTCGTGCCCTCGTTGCGTCCCAAG GTGTTCAACGAGCCGGTTATCTTCCTGGGGGTTGACGTGACGCACCCGCCGGCCGGCGACAACAAGAAGCCGTCGATCGCGGCCGTGGTGGGCTCCATGGACGCGCACCCGTCGCGCTACGCCGCCACCGTGCGCGTGCAGCAGCACAG ACAGGAGATCGTCCACGAGATGAGCAGCATGGTGCAGGAGCTGCTGATCATGTTCTACAAGAGCACGGGCGGGTTCAAGCCGCACCGCATCATCATGTACCGGGACGGCATCTCCGAGGGGCAGTTCATACACGTGCTGCAGCACGAGTTGACCGCAGTTCGGGAGGCTTGCATCAAG TTAGAAGCGGAGTACAAGCCGGGCATCACCTTCATAGTGGTACAGAAACGTCACCACACGCGGCTGTTCTGCGCCGACAAGAAGGAGCAGTCGGGCAAGTCGGGCAACATCCCCGCCGGCACCACCGTCGACCTCGGCATCACGCACCCCACCGAGTTCGACTTCTACCTCTGCAGTCACCAGGGCATTCAG GGCACATCGCGGCCGTCGCACTACCACGTGCTGTGGGATGACAACCACTTCGGGTCGGACGAGCTGCAGTGCCTGACGTACCAGCTGTGCCACACGTACGTGCGCTGCACGCGCTCCGTGTCCATCCCGGCGCCCGCCTACTACGCGCACCTGGTGGCCTTCCGCGCGCGCTACCACCTGGTCGAGAAGGAGCACGACTCGGGCGAGGGCAGCCACCAGTCCGCCTGCAGCGAGGACCGCACGCCCGGCGCCATGGCGCGCGCCATCACCGTGCACGCCGTCACCAAGAAGGTCATGTACTTCGCCTGA
- the LOC124532781 gene encoding protein argonaute-2 isoform X1, protein MYPVGQPPAGETSAGAVGVSGAVSAAAGTTSAAPGAPSTALATGTSPPGVTSGTGGLSLVSPAAPPPPDLPVLTCPRRPNLGHEGRPIMLRANHFQISMPRGFVHHYDVNIQPDKCPRKVNREIVESMVHNYNKIFGALKPVFDGRNNLYTRDPLPIGNDRVELEVTLPGEGKDRVFRVTIKWVAQVSLFALEEALEGRTRQIPYDAILALDVVMRHLPSMMYTPVGRSFFSSPEGYYHPLGGGREVWFGFHQSVRPSQWKMMLNIDVSATAFYKAQPVIEFMCEVLDIRDINEQRKPLTDSQRVKFTKEIKGLKIEITHCGTMKRKYRVCNVTRRPAQMQSFPLQLENGQTVECTVAKYFLDKYKMKLRYPHLPCLQVGQEHKHTYLPLEVCNIVPGQRCIKKLTDMQTSTMIKATARSAPDREREINNLVRRANFNTDLYVKEFGLTISNNMMEVRGRVLPPPKLQYGGRVSSLGGQQALPNQGVWDMRGKQFFMGVEIRVWAIACFAPQRTVREDALKNFTQQLQKISNDAGMPIIGQPCFCKYATGPDQVEPMFKYLKSTFVQLQLVVVVLPGKTPVYAEVKRVGDTVLGMATQCVQAKNVNKTSPQTLSNLCLKINVKLGGINSILVPSLRPKVFNEPVIFLGVDVTHPPAGDNKKPSIAAVVGSMDAHPSRYAATVRVQQHRYHTPTEARQEIVHEMSSMVQELLIMFYKSTGGFKPHRIIMYRDGISEGQFIHVLQHELTAVREACIKLEAEYKPGITFIVVQKRHHTRLFCADKKEQSGKSGNIPAGTTVDLGITHPTEFDFYLCSHQGIQGTSRPSHYHVLWDDNHFGSDELQCLTYQLCHTYVRCTRSVSIPAPAYYAHLVAFRARYHLVEKEHDSGEGSHQSACSEDRTPGAMARAITVHAVTKKVMYFA, encoded by the exons TGACAAGTGGAACTGGCGGCTTGTCGCTCGTGTCACCTGCAGCTCCTCCACCGCCCGACCTACCCGTGCTGACTTGTCCTCGACGACCAAACTTGGGTCATGAAGGAAGACCGATCATGCTTCGTGCTAATCATTTTCAAATATCCATGCCAAGAGGATTTGTACATCATTATGATGTAAATATACAACCTGACAAATGTCCTAGGAAG gtaaatAGAGAAATTGTTGAATCTATGGTAcacaattacaataaaatatttggtgCTTTAAAGCCTGTGTTTGATGgtagaaacaatttatatacaagGGATCCCTTGCCTATTGGCAATGACAGAGTGGAATTAGAAGTGACTTTGCCTGGTGAAGGAAAGGATAGAGTATTTCGAGTTACAATCAAATGGGTTGCTCAA GTGTCATTGTTTGCTTTAGAAGAAGCTTTAGAGGGTCGTACGAGACAGATTCCATATGATGCAATCCTTGCGTTGGACGTGGTCATGAGACATCTCCCTTCAATGATGTACACTCCAGTGGGCAGATCTTTCTTCTCATCCCCAGAAGGATACTATCACCCTCTTGGTGGTGGTAGAGAGGTGTGGTTTGGTTTTCACCAGTCTGTGAGACCAAGCCAGTGGAAAATGATGCTTAATATTGATG tatcGGCAACTGCATTTTACAAAGCCCAGCCAGTTATAGAATTTATGTGTGAAGTGTTAGATATAAGAGACATTAATGAACAAAGAAAACCTCTGACCGATTCACAAAGAGTAAAATTTACCAAAGAAATTAAAGGACTGAAGATTGAAATAACTCATTGTGGCACCATGAAGAGGAAATACAGAGTCTGTAACGTTACTCGTCGACCTGCACAGATGCAGTC attTCCTTTACAATTGGAAAATGGACAGACAGTAGAGTGTACTGTAGCTAAGTATTTTTTGGATAAGTATAAGATGAAACTGAGATACCCACACTTGCCCTGCCTCCAAGTAGGTCAAGAGCACAAACACACATACTTGCCATTGGAGGTCTGTAATATTGTACCGGGACAGAGGTGTATCAAGAAATTAACAGACATGCAGACATCAACCATGATCAAAGCAACAGCTCGCTCTGCTCCAGACAG GGAGCGCGAGATCAACAACCTGGTGCGGCGCGCCAACTTCAACACGGACCTGTACGTGAAGGAGTTCGGGCTCACAATCTCCAACAACATGATGGAGGTGCGCGGCCGCGTGCTGCCGCCGCCCAAGCTGCAGTACGGCGGCCGCGTCTCCTCGCTCGGCGGACAG CAAGCTCTGCCCAACCAGGGCGTGTGGGACATGCGCGGCAAGCAGTTCTTCATGGGCGTGGAGATTCGCGTGTGGGCCATCGCCTGCTTCGCGCCGCAGCGGACCGTGCGGGAGGACGCGCTCAA GAATTTCACACAGCAGTTACAGAAGATATCCAACGATGCAGGCATGCCGATCATCGGCCAACCGTGCTTCTGCAAGTATGCGACTGGCCCGGATCAAGTGGAGCCCATGTTCAAGTACCTCAAGTCAACCTTCGTGCAGCTGCAACTCGTCGTCGTCGTGCTACCTGGAAAGACACCCGTTTACG CCGAAGTGAAGCGGGTGGGCGACACGGTGCTGGGCATGGCGACGCAGTGCGTGCAGGCAAAGAACGTCAACAAGACGTCGCCGCAGACCCTCAGCAACCTCTGTCTCAAGATCAACGTCAAGCTCGGCGGGATCAACTCCATCCTCGTGCCCTCGTTGCGTCCCAAG GTGTTCAACGAGCCGGTTATCTTCCTGGGGGTTGACGTGACGCACCCGCCGGCCGGCGACAACAAGAAGCCGTCGATCGCGGCCGTGGTGGGCTCCATGGACGCGCACCCGTCGCGCTACGCCGCCACCGTGCGCGTGCAGCAGCACAGGTACCACACGCCGACAGAAGCACG ACAGGAGATCGTCCACGAGATGAGCAGCATGGTGCAGGAGCTGCTGATCATGTTCTACAAGAGCACGGGCGGGTTCAAGCCGCACCGCATCATCATGTACCGGGACGGCATCTCCGAGGGGCAGTTCATACACGTGCTGCAGCACGAGTTGACCGCAGTTCGGGAGGCTTGCATCAAG TTAGAAGCGGAGTACAAGCCGGGCATCACCTTCATAGTGGTACAGAAACGTCACCACACGCGGCTGTTCTGCGCCGACAAGAAGGAGCAGTCGGGCAAGTCGGGCAACATCCCCGCCGGCACCACCGTCGACCTCGGCATCACGCACCCCACCGAGTTCGACTTCTACCTCTGCAGTCACCAGGGCATTCAG GGCACATCGCGGCCGTCGCACTACCACGTGCTGTGGGATGACAACCACTTCGGGTCGGACGAGCTGCAGTGCCTGACGTACCAGCTGTGCCACACGTACGTGCGCTGCACGCGCTCCGTGTCCATCCCGGCGCCCGCCTACTACGCGCACCTGGTGGCCTTCCGCGCGCGCTACCACCTGGTCGAGAAGGAGCACGACTCGGGCGAGGGCAGCCACCAGTCCGCCTGCAGCGAGGACCGCACGCCCGGCGCCATGGCGCGCGCCATCACCGTGCACGCCGTCACCAAGAAGGTCATGTACTTCGCCTGA
- the LOC124534226 gene encoding tumor protein D54 isoform X5, with amino-acid sequence MSGVQTEEAMTGAGAGDANTPDELAGLTPEQAEQLRAEWSRELARVEDEIATLRTVLQSKIRQSSDLKRKLGITVWKEITEDVNQGLKNVKESQVYQTIETRVAALKQAVTEAPIYQKTESVIKTTAEKTTSIFGGITAGVSHKLGQMRNSESFRSIEERVGTAYENVKGKVASRSNSTQSFDEALRDASRAGVASGAASPTIPEHKPLP; translated from the exons AGGAAGCGATGACGGGCGCAGGCGCTGGAGACGCGAACACCCCCGACGAGCTAGCGGGACTGACTCCCGAGCAAGCGGAACAACTCCGTGCCGAGTGGAGTCGGGAGCTAGCGCGCGTCGAGGACGAGATCGCAACGCTTCGCACAGTTTTGCAGAGCAAA ATCCGTCAAAGCTCCGATTTGAAGAGGAAACTTGGCATCACAGTCTGGAAGGAAATAACCGAAGACGTTAATCAaggtttaaaaaatgttaaagagAGCCAAGT TTATCAAACGATAGAAACTCGCGTGGCTGCGCTTAAACAGGCTGTGACTGAAGCACCGAT ATACCAAAAAACTGAATCTGTGATAAAAACAACAGCCGAAAAGACAACGTCTATCTTCGGCGGCATAACGGCCGGTGTGTCGCACAAACTGGGCCAGATGCGCAATTCGGAGTCGTTCCGCTCCATCGAGGAGCGCGTCGGTACCGCTTACGAGAACGTCAAG GGCAAGGTGGCGTCGCGCTCCAACTCGACGCAGAGCTTCGACGAGGCTCTGCGCGACGCGAGCCGGGCGGGAGTCGCGAGCGGCGCGGCGTCGCCCACCATCCCAGAACACAAGCCGCTGCCCTAG
- the LOC124534226 gene encoding tumor protein D54 isoform X2 yields MANHAQTSVEPASLEYMEDPYFLPPDDASTPSFDVAVDELDELENLVSWPQDDTESDWRTLPDLVESALCIETEFYMDNRRRRLRIFRKKMREVRVTFQDLSKPYLAKVSSHTNYKKFLGITPGEEAMTGAGAGDANTPDELAGLTPEQAEQLRAEWSRELARVEDEIATLRTVLQSKIRQSSDLKRKLGITVWKEITEDVNQGLKNVKESQVYQTIETRVAALKQAVTEAPIYQKTESVIKTTAEKTTSIFGGITAGVSHKLGQMRNSESFRSIEERVGTAYENVKGKVASRSNSTQSFDEALRDASRAGVASGAASPTIPEHKPLP; encoded by the exons ATGGCGAACCATGCGCAGACGAGCGTGGAGCCAGCTAGTTTGGAGTACATGGAGGATCCGTACTTTTTGCCCCCGGACGACGCCTCTACTCCGAGTTTCGACGTGGCCGTAGACGAGTTAGACGAGTTGGAAAACTTAGTCAGCTGGCCGCAAGATGACACTGAGTCTGATTGGCGCACGCTGCCCGACCTTGTCGAGTCCGCTCTCTGTATTGAAACAGAATTTTACATGGACAATCGCCGGCGCAGGTTAAggatatttagaaaaaaaatgcgAGAAGTTCGTGTTACATTTCAAGACTTATCGAAACCATATCTTGCCAAAGTCTCTAGCCACACTAATTACAAAAAGTTCCTTGGTATCACTCCAGGAG AGGAAGCGATGACGGGCGCAGGCGCTGGAGACGCGAACACCCCCGACGAGCTAGCGGGACTGACTCCCGAGCAAGCGGAACAACTCCGTGCCGAGTGGAGTCGGGAGCTAGCGCGCGTCGAGGACGAGATCGCAACGCTTCGCACAGTTTTGCAGAGCAAA ATCCGTCAAAGCTCCGATTTGAAGAGGAAACTTGGCATCACAGTCTGGAAGGAAATAACCGAAGACGTTAATCAaggtttaaaaaatgttaaagagAGCCAAGT TTATCAAACGATAGAAACTCGCGTGGCTGCGCTTAAACAGGCTGTGACTGAAGCACCGAT ATACCAAAAAACTGAATCTGTGATAAAAACAACAGCCGAAAAGACAACGTCTATCTTCGGCGGCATAACGGCCGGTGTGTCGCACAAACTGGGCCAGATGCGCAATTCGGAGTCGTTCCGCTCCATCGAGGAGCGCGTCGGTACCGCTTACGAGAACGTCAAG GGCAAGGTGGCGTCGCGCTCCAACTCGACGCAGAGCTTCGACGAGGCTCTGCGCGACGCGAGCCGGGCGGGAGTCGCGAGCGGCGCGGCGTCGCCCACCATCCCAGAACACAAGCCGCTGCCCTAG
- the LOC124534226 gene encoding tumor protein D54 isoform X1, with product MANHAQTSVEPASLEYMEDPYFLPPDDASTPSFDVAVDELDELENLVSWPQDDTESDWRTLPDLVESALCIETEFYMDNRRRRLRIFRKKMREVRVTFQDLSKPYLAKVSSHTNYKKFLGITPGAEEAMTGAGAGDANTPDELAGLTPEQAEQLRAEWSRELARVEDEIATLRTVLQSKIRQSSDLKRKLGITVWKEITEDVNQGLKNVKESQVYQTIETRVAALKQAVTEAPIYQKTESVIKTTAEKTTSIFGGITAGVSHKLGQMRNSESFRSIEERVGTAYENVKGKVASRSNSTQSFDEALRDASRAGVASGAASPTIPEHKPLP from the exons ATGGCGAACCATGCGCAGACGAGCGTGGAGCCAGCTAGTTTGGAGTACATGGAGGATCCGTACTTTTTGCCCCCGGACGACGCCTCTACTCCGAGTTTCGACGTGGCCGTAGACGAGTTAGACGAGTTGGAAAACTTAGTCAGCTGGCCGCAAGATGACACTGAGTCTGATTGGCGCACGCTGCCCGACCTTGTCGAGTCCGCTCTCTGTATTGAAACAGAATTTTACATGGACAATCGCCGGCGCAGGTTAAggatatttagaaaaaaaatgcgAGAAGTTCGTGTTACATTTCAAGACTTATCGAAACCATATCTTGCCAAAGTCTCTAGCCACACTAATTACAAAAAGTTCCTTGGTATCACTCCAGGAG CAGAGGAAGCGATGACGGGCGCAGGCGCTGGAGACGCGAACACCCCCGACGAGCTAGCGGGACTGACTCCCGAGCAAGCGGAACAACTCCGTGCCGAGTGGAGTCGGGAGCTAGCGCGCGTCGAGGACGAGATCGCAACGCTTCGCACAGTTTTGCAGAGCAAA ATCCGTCAAAGCTCCGATTTGAAGAGGAAACTTGGCATCACAGTCTGGAAGGAAATAACCGAAGACGTTAATCAaggtttaaaaaatgttaaagagAGCCAAGT TTATCAAACGATAGAAACTCGCGTGGCTGCGCTTAAACAGGCTGTGACTGAAGCACCGAT ATACCAAAAAACTGAATCTGTGATAAAAACAACAGCCGAAAAGACAACGTCTATCTTCGGCGGCATAACGGCCGGTGTGTCGCACAAACTGGGCCAGATGCGCAATTCGGAGTCGTTCCGCTCCATCGAGGAGCGCGTCGGTACCGCTTACGAGAACGTCAAG GGCAAGGTGGCGTCGCGCTCCAACTCGACGCAGAGCTTCGACGAGGCTCTGCGCGACGCGAGCCGGGCGGGAGTCGCGAGCGGCGCGGCGTCGCCCACCATCCCAGAACACAAGCCGCTGCCCTAG
- the LOC124534226 gene encoding tumor protein D53 homolog isoform X3 translates to MANHAQTSVEPASLEYMEDPYFLPPDDASTPSFDVAVDELDELENLVSWPQDDTESDWRTLPDLVESALCIETEFYMDNRRRRLRIFRKKMREVRVTFQDLSKPYLAKVSSHTNYKKFLGITPGAEEAMTGAGAGDANTPDELAGLTPEQAEQLRAEWSRELARVEDEIATLRTVLQSKIRQSSDLKRKLGITVWKEITEDVNQGLKNVKESQVYQKTESVIKTTAEKTTSIFGGITAGVSHKLGQMRNSESFRSIEERVGTAYENVKGKVASRSNSTQSFDEALRDASRAGVASGAASPTIPEHKPLP, encoded by the exons ATGGCGAACCATGCGCAGACGAGCGTGGAGCCAGCTAGTTTGGAGTACATGGAGGATCCGTACTTTTTGCCCCCGGACGACGCCTCTACTCCGAGTTTCGACGTGGCCGTAGACGAGTTAGACGAGTTGGAAAACTTAGTCAGCTGGCCGCAAGATGACACTGAGTCTGATTGGCGCACGCTGCCCGACCTTGTCGAGTCCGCTCTCTGTATTGAAACAGAATTTTACATGGACAATCGCCGGCGCAGGTTAAggatatttagaaaaaaaatgcgAGAAGTTCGTGTTACATTTCAAGACTTATCGAAACCATATCTTGCCAAAGTCTCTAGCCACACTAATTACAAAAAGTTCCTTGGTATCACTCCAGGAG CAGAGGAAGCGATGACGGGCGCAGGCGCTGGAGACGCGAACACCCCCGACGAGCTAGCGGGACTGACTCCCGAGCAAGCGGAACAACTCCGTGCCGAGTGGAGTCGGGAGCTAGCGCGCGTCGAGGACGAGATCGCAACGCTTCGCACAGTTTTGCAGAGCAAA ATCCGTCAAAGCTCCGATTTGAAGAGGAAACTTGGCATCACAGTCTGGAAGGAAATAACCGAAGACGTTAATCAaggtttaaaaaatgttaaagagAGCCAAGT ATACCAAAAAACTGAATCTGTGATAAAAACAACAGCCGAAAAGACAACGTCTATCTTCGGCGGCATAACGGCCGGTGTGTCGCACAAACTGGGCCAGATGCGCAATTCGGAGTCGTTCCGCTCCATCGAGGAGCGCGTCGGTACCGCTTACGAGAACGTCAAG GGCAAGGTGGCGTCGCGCTCCAACTCGACGCAGAGCTTCGACGAGGCTCTGCGCGACGCGAGCCGGGCGGGAGTCGCGAGCGGCGCGGCGTCGCCCACCATCCCAGAACACAAGCCGCTGCCCTAG
- the LOC124534226 gene encoding tumor protein D54 isoform X4, which produces MSGVQTAEEAMTGAGAGDANTPDELAGLTPEQAEQLRAEWSRELARVEDEIATLRTVLQSKIRQSSDLKRKLGITVWKEITEDVNQGLKNVKESQVYQTIETRVAALKQAVTEAPIYQKTESVIKTTAEKTTSIFGGITAGVSHKLGQMRNSESFRSIEERVGTAYENVKGKVASRSNSTQSFDEALRDASRAGVASGAASPTIPEHKPLP; this is translated from the exons CAGAGGAAGCGATGACGGGCGCAGGCGCTGGAGACGCGAACACCCCCGACGAGCTAGCGGGACTGACTCCCGAGCAAGCGGAACAACTCCGTGCCGAGTGGAGTCGGGAGCTAGCGCGCGTCGAGGACGAGATCGCAACGCTTCGCACAGTTTTGCAGAGCAAA ATCCGTCAAAGCTCCGATTTGAAGAGGAAACTTGGCATCACAGTCTGGAAGGAAATAACCGAAGACGTTAATCAaggtttaaaaaatgttaaagagAGCCAAGT TTATCAAACGATAGAAACTCGCGTGGCTGCGCTTAAACAGGCTGTGACTGAAGCACCGAT ATACCAAAAAACTGAATCTGTGATAAAAACAACAGCCGAAAAGACAACGTCTATCTTCGGCGGCATAACGGCCGGTGTGTCGCACAAACTGGGCCAGATGCGCAATTCGGAGTCGTTCCGCTCCATCGAGGAGCGCGTCGGTACCGCTTACGAGAACGTCAAG GGCAAGGTGGCGTCGCGCTCCAACTCGACGCAGAGCTTCGACGAGGCTCTGCGCGACGCGAGCCGGGCGGGAGTCGCGAGCGGCGCGGCGTCGCCCACCATCCCAGAACACAAGCCGCTGCCCTAG
- the LOC124534226 gene encoding tumor protein D52 isoform X6 → MSGVQTAEEAMTGAGAGDANTPDELAGLTPEQAEQLRAEWSRELARVEDEIATLRTVLQSKIRQSSDLKRKLGITVWKEITEDVNQGLKNVKESQVYQKTESVIKTTAEKTTSIFGGITAGVSHKLGQMRNSESFRSIEERVGTAYENVKGKVASRSNSTQSFDEALRDASRAGVASGAASPTIPEHKPLP, encoded by the exons CAGAGGAAGCGATGACGGGCGCAGGCGCTGGAGACGCGAACACCCCCGACGAGCTAGCGGGACTGACTCCCGAGCAAGCGGAACAACTCCGTGCCGAGTGGAGTCGGGAGCTAGCGCGCGTCGAGGACGAGATCGCAACGCTTCGCACAGTTTTGCAGAGCAAA ATCCGTCAAAGCTCCGATTTGAAGAGGAAACTTGGCATCACAGTCTGGAAGGAAATAACCGAAGACGTTAATCAaggtttaaaaaatgttaaagagAGCCAAGT ATACCAAAAAACTGAATCTGTGATAAAAACAACAGCCGAAAAGACAACGTCTATCTTCGGCGGCATAACGGCCGGTGTGTCGCACAAACTGGGCCAGATGCGCAATTCGGAGTCGTTCCGCTCCATCGAGGAGCGCGTCGGTACCGCTTACGAGAACGTCAAG GGCAAGGTGGCGTCGCGCTCCAACTCGACGCAGAGCTTCGACGAGGCTCTGCGCGACGCGAGCCGGGCGGGAGTCGCGAGCGGCGCGGCGTCGCCCACCATCCCAGAACACAAGCCGCTGCCCTAG